In Arcobacter ellisii, a genomic segment contains:
- a CDS encoding MOSC domain-containing protein translates to MKNIGKVLEIFSATKESSGLPRPKVKELNLIENFGIENDKFAGKKLEQTVMIVGLKSYEMAREQNINLEFGSLGENILLDFDPHNLEVGTNLIIGETIIEITQVCTVCNHLSVFDKNLPQLLKAHRGLYCKIIKSGFIFKDMEVKIKG, encoded by the coding sequence ATGAAAAATATTGGAAAAGTATTAGAAATATTTAGTGCTACAAAAGAGTCAAGTGGACTTCCAAGACCAAAGGTAAAAGAGTTAAATCTAATAGAAAATTTTGGAATAGAAAATGATAAATTTGCAGGAAAAAAACTTGAACAAACGGTTATGATAGTTGGATTAAAGTCTTATGAAATGGCACGTGAACAAAATATAAATTTAGAGTTTGGAAGTTTAGGGGAAAATATTTTATTAGATTTTGACCCACATAATTTAGAAGTTGGAACAAATCTAATAATAGGTGAAACTATTATTGAAATAACTCAGGTTTGTACCGTTTGTAATCACTTGAGTGTTTTTGATAAAAATTTGCCACAATTATTAAAAGCTCATAGGGGACTTTATTGTAAGATAATAAAAAGTGGCTTCATATTTAAAGATATGGAAGTAAAAATAAAAGGATAA
- a CDS encoding DsrE family protein, protein MIKKILLISLLAMFSFAESKFSDPQPTFDNPRKVVYSLYVGDLETVNHTIGSMYNILKEYPSESLKIVVVAYGKGLRVLKKDYDANTLNRVKSLMEYDVEFVACKNTMETMKWTEKDFIDGISYTQAGIVEVIEKQQEGYIGITAY, encoded by the coding sequence ATGATTAAAAAAATTTTATTAATTTCTTTATTGGCGATGTTTTCATTTGCCGAATCAAAATTTAGTGACCCACAACCAACTTTTGATAATCCAAGAAAAGTTGTTTACTCTTTATATGTTGGTGATTTAGAAACAGTTAATCACACAATTGGTTCAATGTACAATATTTTAAAAGAGTATCCAAGTGAGAGTTTAAAAATAGTTGTTGTTGCTTATGGTAAAGGTTTAAGAGTTTTAAAAAAAGATTATGATGCAAATACTTTAAATAGAGTAAAATCATTGATGGAATATGACGTAGAGTTTGTTGCTTGTAAAAATACAATGGAAACTATGAAATGGACTGAAAAAGATTTTATAGATGGTATTTCTTATACTCAAGCGGGAATTGTTGAAGTTATTGAAAAACAACAAGAGGGTTATATTGGAATAACTGCTTATTAA
- a CDS encoding NAD(P)/FAD-dependent oxidoreductase produces MKEKVLIIGAGPAGLTAAYELSLDDKYDITILEASNEIGGISRTILYNGNRIDIGGHRFFSKSDRVMNWWQNILPIQGSLAKDYKQTKTITEVSTLENAPDPDIEDKVLLIRNRLSRILFLRKFFDYPISLSLKTVKNLGIIRIIKIGMSYIYRTFFPLKDESTLENFFINRFGNELYKTFFKDYTQKVWGVPCYKISSQWGAQRIKGLSITKTIMHALKKNFKSKENINQKNIETTLIEKFFYPKFGPGQLWEEVLNICLSNGVKIENFSKVDKLVIEDNQIKKIFSSSKEYEANHIISTMAIKDLISSIEDEKIDKKVRNIAQNLVYRDFITVGILLEKLKINNDTNFKTINNIIPDNWIYIQESDVKVGRIQVFNNWSPYMIKNPDKIWIGLEYFCNVGDEIWSLEEDELKEFAINELVKIDLIDKKDVIDSTVIKVEKAYPAYFGSYDNFDEIKKYINTIKNLYCVGRNGMHRYNNMDHSMLSAMQAVKNIQNNIKSKDNIWSVNTEEEYHESK; encoded by the coding sequence ATGAAAGAAAAAGTATTAATCATTGGTGCAGGACCAGCAGGTTTAACAGCTGCATATGAACTATCACTTGATGATAAATATGATATTACTATTTTAGAAGCTTCAAATGAAATTGGTGGAATTTCAAGAACTATTCTTTACAACGGAAATAGAATTGATATTGGTGGACATAGATTTTTTTCTAAATCTGATAGAGTTATGAATTGGTGGCAAAATATTTTACCAATTCAAGGAAGTTTAGCAAAAGACTACAAACAAACAAAAACTATCACTGAAGTTTCAACTTTAGAAAATGCACCCGACCCAGATATTGAAGATAAAGTTTTATTGATTAGAAATAGATTATCAAGAATTTTATTTTTGAGAAAGTTTTTTGATTATCCAATCTCTTTATCTTTAAAAACAGTAAAAAACTTAGGAATTATAAGAATAATAAAAATTGGAATGAGTTATATTTATAGAACTTTTTTCCCTTTAAAAGATGAATCAACCTTAGAAAACTTTTTTATCAATAGATTTGGAAATGAGCTTTATAAAACTTTTTTCAAAGATTATACACAAAAAGTTTGGGGTGTACCTTGCTATAAAATCAGCTCACAATGGGGAGCTCAAAGAATAAAAGGTTTATCAATTACAAAAACTATAATGCATGCTTTGAAAAAAAATTTTAAATCAAAAGAGAATATAAATCAAAAAAATATAGAAACAACTTTGATTGAAAAATTCTTTTATCCTAAATTTGGTCCAGGACAACTTTGGGAAGAAGTTTTAAATATCTGTTTATCAAACGGAGTAAAAATAGAAAATTTTTCAAAAGTAGATAAATTAGTAATAGAAGATAATCAAATTAAAAAAATATTTTCCTCATCAAAAGAGTATGAAGCAAATCATATCATCTCAACAATGGCAATAAAAGATTTAATTAGTTCAATAGAAGATGAAAAAATTGATAAAAAGGTAAGAAATATTGCCCAAAATTTAGTTTATAGAGATTTTATAACTGTTGGAATTCTTTTAGAAAAACTAAAAATCAATAACGACACAAATTTCAAAACTATAAATAACATCATTCCTGATAATTGGATTTATATTCAAGAATCTGATGTAAAAGTTGGACGTATCCAAGTTTTTAATAACTGGAGTCCATATATGATTAAAAATCCAGATAAAATTTGGATTGGATTAGAATATTTTTGTAATGTTGGCGATGAAATTTGGAGTTTAGAAGAAGATGAATTAAAAGAGTTTGCAATAAATGAACTTGTAAAAATTGATTTAATTGATAAAAAAGATGTAATTGATTCAACTGTTATAAAAGTAGAAAAAGCTTATCCTGCATACTTTGGAAGCTATGATAATTTTGATGAAATCAAAAAATATATAAATACTATAAAAAATCTTTATTGTGTAGGAAGAAATGGAATGCATAGATACAATAATATGGACCATTCAATGTTAAGTGCGATGCAAGCTGTTAAAAATATTCAAAATAACATAAAATCAAAAGATAATATTTGGTCTGTAAATACAGAAGAAGAGTATCACGAAAGTAAATAA
- a CDS encoding GtrA family protein translates to MLKNFILNKSNCKKNQFIKYFFVSGISFIVDFSVFFFFVNYLDVHYLIANVLAFLFGLTTNYILSVNFVFTNRKINHKMKEYILFANIGIIGLLINQVTLFVCIEKFEESLVVSKILSTIIVFLWNFSARKILLF, encoded by the coding sequence TTGTTAAAAAATTTTATACTCAATAAGTCTAATTGTAAAAAAAATCAATTTATTAAATATTTTTTTGTAAGTGGAATATCATTTATTGTTGATTTTTCCGTATTCTTTTTTTTTGTTAATTATTTAGATGTTCATTATCTGATTGCTAATGTTCTTGCATTTTTATTTGGATTAACAACAAATTATATCCTAAGCGTAAATTTTGTTTTTACAAATAGAAAAATTAATCACAAAATGAAAGAGTATATTTTATTTGCAAATATTGGAATTATTGGTTTATTAATAAATCAAGTTACATTATTTGTGTGTATTGAAAAATTTGAAGAGAGTTTAGTTGTAAGTAAAATTTTATCAACAATTATAGTTTTCCTTTGGAATTTCTCTGCTAGAAAAATATTATTATTTTAA
- a CDS encoding alpha/beta hydrolase — protein MINKKILLGFLPALVTLSLNAATISKDECTKKGENFIYAGNECIQYKKFSGEEEGALNIIVHGTWNEGTDTLARYAPFAEDLAMRTDITTIAVALPGYSQSSTNNFPSLSHNGVESLGAKKEYVEFLAQLVEALKTKYKAEKITYIGHSAGCMMGATLTGLKPDLINNIVCAGGIYDIKKEKPALKNHISIVDVLDKVNKNTKFVLVYGTADDISKPQVTKDFYELAKSKGLNVKLVEAVDAPHIDLDMTTESKDAIEEIVAE, from the coding sequence ATGATAAATAAAAAAATTTTACTAGGGTTTTTACCAGCTCTTGTTACATTATCTTTAAATGCAGCAACAATTTCAAAAGATGAGTGTACTAAAAAAGGTGAAAATTTTATATATGCAGGGAATGAATGTATCCAATATAAAAAATTCTCAGGTGAAGAAGAGGGTGCTTTAAATATCATAGTTCATGGAACTTGGAATGAAGGAACAGATACGCTAGCAAGATATGCACCCTTTGCAGAAGATTTAGCAATGAGAACAGATATAACTACAATTGCTGTGGCACTTCCAGGGTATTCGCAAAGTTCTACAAATAATTTTCCATCTTTATCTCATAATGGTGTTGAAAGTTTAGGTGCAAAAAAAGAGTATGTGGAATTTTTAGCTCAATTAGTAGAAGCTTTAAAAACAAAATATAAAGCTGAGAAAATCACATACATCGGACATAGTGCAGGTTGTATGATGGGTGCAACATTAACAGGTTTAAAACCAGATTTAATAAATAATATTGTTTGTGCAGGTGGGATTTATGATATAAAAAAAGAGAAACCAGCACTTAAAAATCATATTTCAATAGTTGATGTTTTAGATAAAGTAAATAAAAATACAAAATTTGTATTAGTTTATGGAACAGCTGATGATATTTCAAAACCACAAGTTACAAAAGATTTTTATGAACTTGCAAAAAGTAAAGGTTTAAATGTAAAACTTGTAGAAGCAGTTGATGCACCACATATTGATTTAGATATGACAACTGAATCAAAAGATGCAATAGAAGAAATTGTTGCAGAATAA
- a CDS encoding IclR family transcriptional regulator, giving the protein MPNQLKSFSKGLKVYRFIIDYGKPILAVTLCEKLNIDKSTMSRILKTLKDEDFISYLENSNEIIANDISNKTNQSTKIELLIKATKFLLEEISLKTNECAYLGIFDDYKISYINQIDLSNQELKTRNNIGIKTNLHTSALGKSILAFGNYDLEKIKFNQYTTNTITDIKTLNEELTIIKNRGFSIDNKEYQDGMSCVAVPLFNKENILIGAVGISGSSFRLKDNKLNEIGELISDIVSKYSIVY; this is encoded by the coding sequence ATGCCAAATCAATTAAAATCTTTTTCTAAGGGTTTAAAAGTTTATAGGTTTATCATAGATTATGGTAAACCTATTTTAGCTGTTACTTTATGTGAAAAATTAAATATTGACAAAAGTACTATGTCTAGAATCTTAAAAACTTTAAAAGATGAAGATTTTATCTCATATTTAGAAAATTCAAATGAAATCATTGCTAATGATATATCTAATAAAACAAATCAATCTACAAAAATCGAACTACTTATAAAAGCAACAAAATTTTTACTTGAAGAAATCTCTTTAAAAACAAATGAATGTGCATATTTAGGTATTTTTGATGATTATAAAATCTCTTATATAAATCAAATTGATTTATCAAATCAAGAATTAAAAACAAGAAATAATATAGGTATTAAAACAAATCTACATACAAGTGCTTTAGGAAAATCTATTTTAGCTTTTGGAAATTATGATTTAGAAAAAATTAAATTTAATCAATATACAACAAATACAATAACTGATATTAAAACATTAAATGAAGAATTAACTATCATAAAAAATAGAGGTTTTTCTATTGATAATAAAGAGTATCAAGATGGTATGTCTTGTGTTGCTGTTCCACTTTTTAATAAAGAAAATATTTTAATTGGAGCTGTTGGAATATCAGGAAGCTCTTTTAGATTAAAAGATAATAAACTAAATGAAATTGGAGAACTTATCTCAGATATTGTCTCTAAATATTCAATAGTTTATTAA
- a CDS encoding DJ-1/PfpI family protein, with translation MSKKILILAGDFVEDYELMVPFQCLKMLGFSVDVVCPNKKANEQIKTAIHDFEGDQTYTEKPGHNFTLNASFDEIDESTYDGLLIPGGRAPEYIRLNPRVIEIVQNFNKANKPIASVCHGILVLAAAGIISNKTCSCYPACAPDVGLSGGKWADIGFESAIVDGNLVTAAAWPAHPEWLAKFNELLTK, from the coding sequence ATGTCAAAAAAAATTTTAATATTAGCTGGTGATTTTGTAGAAGATTATGAACTAATGGTTCCTTTTCAATGTCTAAAAATGTTGGGGTTTAGTGTTGATGTTGTTTGTCCTAATAAAAAAGCTAATGAGCAGATAAAAACTGCAATTCATGATTTTGAAGGTGACCAAACTTATACAGAAAAACCAGGTCATAACTTCACTTTAAATGCTTCTTTTGATGAAATTGATGAATCAACTTATGATGGATTATTAATCCCAGGAGGAAGAGCGCCTGAATATATTAGATTAAACCCTAGGGTTATTGAAATCGTTCAAAATTTCAATAAAGCAAATAAACCAATAGCTTCTGTTTGCCATGGTATTTTAGTTTTAGCAGCTGCTGGAATTATCTCAAATAAAACTTGTTCTTGTTATCCAGCTTGTGCTCCTGATGTTGGTTTAAGTGGTGGTAAATGGGCAGATATTGGATTTGAAAGTGCAATAGTTGATGGAAATTTAGTTACTGCTGCTGCATGGCCAGCACATCCTGAATGGTTAGCAAAATTTAATGAGTTATTAACAAAATAA
- a CDS encoding MBL fold metallo-hydrolase — protein MFKKILLSLLLSIYAFAFDYNLKPIKVSSDVWCFFGKLEAPTKENGGFMSNSCYIKTAKSYVLIDSGASYDFANQAYKAMEKIEKLPVNTVITTHAHDDHWLGNNFYKEKFNAKIYGPALINKEFNANSEIRGVKILSEENKKNTKFVAVDEIINETKTLNIDGKEIIVIPTGVKAHTSDDLFVYLPNDKVLFSGDIVMNGRVTSNRDGSVIGSLKALEMINSKKWDVLVPGHGIDTSKTAADETIKYFTLLKQRVLEAIENEVTGNDITKIVTMEEFKNKALYDELNSKNVFDAFRELEFYEEN, from the coding sequence ATGTTTAAAAAAATCTTATTATCACTTTTACTGTCAATATATGCTTTTGCATTTGATTATAATTTAAAACCTATAAAAGTTTCTTCTGATGTTTGGTGTTTTTTTGGAAAACTTGAGGCACCAACAAAAGAAAATGGTGGATTTATGTCAAATAGTTGTTATATTAAAACAGCAAAAAGTTATGTTTTAATCGATTCAGGTGCAAGTTATGATTTCGCAAATCAAGCTTATAAAGCTATGGAAAAAATAGAAAAACTACCAGTTAACACAGTAATTACAACTCATGCTCATGATGACCATTGGTTAGGAAATAATTTTTATAAAGAAAAATTTAATGCAAAAATTTATGGTCCAGCTCTTATAAATAAAGAATTTAATGCAAATTCAGAAATAAGAGGAGTTAAAATTCTTTCAGAAGAGAATAAAAAAAATACAAAATTTGTGGCAGTTGATGAAATCATAAATGAAACTAAAACTTTAAATATAGATGGTAAAGAAATAATAGTTATTCCAACTGGAGTAAAAGCTCATACCTCTGATGATTTATTTGTTTATTTACCAAATGATAAAGTTTTATTTTCAGGTGATATTGTAATGAATGGAAGAGTTACCTCAAATAGAGATGGTTCTGTTATTGGTTCATTAAAAGCACTAGAGATGATAAATTCAAAAAAATGGGATGTTTTAGTACCAGGTCATGGAATTGATACTTCAAAAACAGCAGCAGATGAAACAATAAAATATTTTACTTTATTAAAACAAAGAGTTCTTGAAGCTATTGAAAATGAAGTTACAGGAAATGATATAACAAAAATTGTAACGATGGAAGAGTTCAAAAACAAAGCTTTATACGATGAATTAAATAGTAAAAATGTTTTTGATGCCTTTAGAGAATTAGAATTTTATGAGGAGAATTAA
- a CDS encoding HD-GYP domain-containing protein, whose amino-acid sequence MDKKKQMAFNLNNFLLSMSAILDYKEFDLFGTPLNHFKRVSYIALNLGAKFNLEPKMMADLCSLSLIYNLEKNELEKIPFLNTREFLEDSLINEIIEFSSKLDKMFKLSDNQIENRVKAIEFVKENKENFSNELINNFLEVSSQISFWLDLQYENEILMYIYGSLHDFTTVLDFEEILNLTTIFHKLENKNSIIIERASKVADEFNFEHKDKQIFLIASSLQNIGKIMIPNSILNKKEKLSSSEFEIIKSYPYHTKRVLGAIMGFADILSLATKVQERLDGSGYIYGLEAKSLSLKDRLLSCLVIYNALREDRSYRNAFKHSEAIKIMRNEAEIGKIDKSIVEIFENIFE is encoded by the coding sequence ATGGATAAGAAAAAACAAATGGCATTTAACCTAAATAATTTCCTTTTATCAATGAGTGCAATTTTAGATTATAAAGAGTTTGATTTATTTGGGACACCTTTAAATCATTTTAAAAGAGTTTCATATATAGCTTTAAATTTAGGTGCAAAATTTAATCTTGAACCAAAAATGATGGCAGATTTATGTTCTTTATCATTGATTTATAATTTAGAAAAAAATGAGTTAGAAAAAATTCCTTTTTTAAATACAAGAGAGTTTTTAGAAGATAGTTTGATAAATGAGATTATTGAATTTTCTTCAAAATTAGACAAAATGTTTAAGCTAAGCGATAATCAAATAGAAAATAGAGTTAAAGCAATAGAATTTGTAAAAGAGAATAAAGAAAATTTTTCAAATGAATTAATAAATAATTTTTTAGAAGTTTCATCACAAATCTCTTTTTGGTTAGATTTACAATATGAAAATGAGATTTTGATGTATATTTATGGCTCTTTACATGATTTTACTACAGTTTTAGATTTTGAAGAGATTTTAAATTTAACAACAATTTTTCATAAACTTGAAAATAAAAATTCAATAATCATAGAAAGAGCTTCAAAAGTAGCTGATGAATTTAATTTTGAGCATAAAGATAAACAAATATTTTTAATAGCTAGCTCTTTACAAAATATTGGAAAAATTATGATTCCAAACTCTATATTAAATAAAAAAGAGAAACTATCTTCAAGTGAATTTGAGATTATAAAATCATATCCTTACCATACAAAAAGAGTATTAGGTGCAATCATGGGATTTGCAGATATTTTATCTCTTGCAACAAAAGTACAAGAAAGATTAGATGGAAGTGGTTATATTTATGGATTAGAAGCTAAAAGTTTAAGTTTAAAAGATAGATTACTTAGCTGTTTAGTAATTTACAATGCATTAAGAGAAGATAGAAGTTATCGAAATGCTTTTAAACACAGTGAAGCAATTAAAATAATGAGAAATGAAGCAGAAATAGGAAAAATTGATAAAAGTATAGTAGAAATTTTTGAAAATATTTTTGAGTAA
- a CDS encoding rhodanese-like domain-containing protein has product MIKIILGSLVLATSIFAVDLQTDGVEVKFKNSKDEEKTVVIKREKKEECKDVGFDPKVVYGGEHQAAESVKADCKRAFVTYMGKIAPIKYSDKVETFGEVEVLDFIEKAKKDKNLMLVDSRTENWFYHETIPSAINIPYIYMKQSQYPDEFEEYVEMLGVKKVNGKYDFSNAKTILMFCNGAWCGQSPESMKALTAIGYPEEKLKWYRGGMQSWLSLGLTTVKP; this is encoded by the coding sequence ATGATTAAAATAATATTAGGAAGTTTAGTTTTAGCAACGTCGATTTTTGCGGTTGATTTACAAACAGATGGGGTTGAAGTTAAATTCAAAAATTCAAAAGATGAAGAAAAAACAGTTGTTATAAAAAGAGAAAAAAAAGAAGAGTGTAAAGATGTAGGTTTTGACCCAAAAGTTGTATATGGTGGAGAGCATCAAGCAGCTGAGAGTGTAAAAGCTGATTGTAAAAGAGCATTTGTAACATATATGGGAAAAATTGCTCCTATAAAATACTCTGATAAAGTTGAAACTTTTGGGGAAGTAGAAGTTTTAGATTTTATTGAAAAAGCAAAAAAAGATAAAAATTTAATGTTAGTTGATTCAAGAACAGAAAATTGGTTTTACCATGAAACAATTCCAAGTGCTATAAATATTCCTTATATTTATATGAAACAATCTCAATATCCAGATGAGTTTGAAGAGTATGTTGAAATGTTAGGTGTAAAAAAAGTAAATGGAAAATATGATTTTTCAAATGCAAAAACTATTTTAATGTTTTGTAATGGAGCTTGGTGTGGACAATCACCTGAATCTATGAAAGCATTAACAGCTATTGGTTATCCAGAAGAGAAACTAAAATGGTATAGAGGTGGAATGCAATCTTGGTTAAGTTTAGGACTTACAACTGTAAAACCTTAA
- a CDS encoding valine--tRNA ligase, with amino-acid sequence MSEKYEPSQVEDKFYKIWEERGYFEIDGNKSIWKTDSNGKQKTFSIMMPPPNVTGSLHIGHALTFTLQDIITRYKRMDGFKTLWQPGTDHAGIATQNVVEKQLLAEGTTKEEIGREKFLERAWKQKETSGGNIVHQMRKLGVTPAWKRERFTMDEGLKEAVKEAFISLYNEGHITQNNYMVNWCTHDGALSDIEVEHEEVNGKFYHMIYKFADGSGELQVATTRPETYFGDTAIMVHPDDERYKSIVGKEVLLPLTERKIKVITDSHVDMEFGTGVVKVTPAHDQNDYEVGKRHDLEFIKVFDEKGILNEYCGEFAGLERLEARPVIVKALEEAGYIVKIEEHIHQVGHCYRCKNIVEPFISQQWFLSSEMAQESIRKTKETTKERAQTGEHNGTLFHPAHWINSYTAWMDELRPWCISRQLWWGHRIPVFTCDDCGHQWADKADEPECCPKCGGKHYTQDPDVLDTWFSSALWAMSPLGWGNNGKLKELYNDTDEADFYPNSLLITGFDIMFFWVARMMMMGEHFKKQLPFEDIYMHALVRDEHGAKMSKSKGNVIDPLDMVNEHSADIIRFTLAYLCVQGRDIKLGAKNLEQFRNFTNKLYNASNFLQLNVETFPDLKDITIKTPLGLYMQSKLSDAVDELRNALETYKFNESASILYKFVWNEFCDWGIEYAKASKDSVIELGAIFKETLKMVSPFMPFISDYLYHKLSGTTLEDGDSLMIMNFPKEIAKNQEIEDMFAIIEEAITAIRRAKVIIDMGNSKIAKAYLKINKNIDEKTAKPFIEKLAKVENIEFVLAKVENSITDVSDNLEVYIPTGEIDMTPIISKLTKQQEKLEKEIAKLSGMLNNEKFVANAPANVLEENRAGLASAEDKLAKVVAELKSLS; translated from the coding sequence ATGAGCGAAAAATACGAACCGTCACAAGTAGAAGATAAATTTTATAAAATATGGGAAGAAAGAGGATATTTTGAAATAGATGGAAATAAATCTATTTGGAAAACTGATTCAAATGGAAAACAAAAAACATTTTCTATCATGATGCCACCTCCAAACGTAACAGGAAGCTTACATATTGGGCATGCTTTAACATTTACATTACAAGATATTATCACTAGATATAAAAGAATGGATGGTTTTAAAACTCTTTGGCAACCAGGAACTGACCACGCAGGAATTGCAACACAAAATGTTGTTGAAAAACAACTTTTAGCTGAAGGGACAACTAAAGAAGAAATAGGAAGAGAAAAATTCCTTGAAAGAGCTTGGAAACAAAAAGAGACTTCAGGTGGAAATATAGTTCATCAAATGAGAAAATTAGGTGTTACTCCTGCTTGGAAAAGAGAAAGATTTACGATGGATGAGGGATTAAAAGAGGCTGTAAAAGAAGCTTTTATCTCTTTATACAACGAAGGTCATATCACTCAAAATAACTACATGGTAAACTGGTGTACACATGATGGGGCATTATCAGATATCGAAGTTGAACATGAAGAAGTAAATGGTAAGTTTTATCATATGATTTATAAATTTGCAGATGGAAGTGGTGAACTTCAAGTAGCAACTACTAGACCTGAAACATATTTTGGGGATACAGCTATTATGGTTCATCCTGATGATGAGAGATATAAATCAATTGTTGGAAAAGAAGTTCTTTTACCTTTAACTGAGCGAAAAATCAAAGTAATCACAGATTCTCATGTTGATATGGAATTTGGAACAGGTGTTGTAAAAGTAACTCCTGCACACGACCAAAATGACTACGAAGTTGGAAAAAGACACGATTTAGAGTTCATTAAAGTATTTGATGAAAAAGGTATTTTAAACGAATACTGTGGAGAGTTTGCTGGTCTTGAAAGACTTGAAGCAAGACCTGTTATTGTAAAAGCTTTAGAAGAAGCTGGGTATATCGTAAAAATAGAAGAGCATATTCACCAAGTAGGACATTGTTATAGATGTAAAAATATTGTTGAACCATTTATCTCTCAACAATGGTTTTTAAGTTCTGAAATGGCGCAAGAGTCTATTAGAAAAACAAAAGAAACTACAAAAGAAAGAGCTCAAACTGGAGAACATAATGGAACACTTTTCCACCCTGCACATTGGATAAATTCATATACAGCTTGGATGGATGAGTTAAGACCTTGGTGTATTTCAAGACAACTTTGGTGGGGACATAGAATTCCTGTATTTACTTGTGACGATTGTGGACATCAATGGGCAGATAAAGCTGATGAGCCTGAATGTTGTCCAAAATGTGGAGGAAAACACTATACTCAAGATCCAGATGTTTTAGATACTTGGTTCTCTTCAGCTTTATGGGCAATGTCGCCATTAGGTTGGGGAAATAATGGAAAATTAAAAGAACTTTATAATGATACAGATGAAGCAGATTTTTATCCAAATTCACTGTTAATCACTGGTTTTGATATTATGTTCTTCTGGGTAGCTAGAATGATGATGATGGGTGAACACTTCAAAAAACAATTACCATTTGAAGATATTTATATGCACGCATTAGTAAGAGATGAACATGGTGCTAAAATGTCAAAATCAAAAGGAAATGTAATTGACCCACTTGATATGGTAAATGAACATTCTGCTGATATTATCAGATTTACTTTAGCGTATTTATGTGTTCAAGGAAGAGATATTAAACTAGGAGCTAAAAACCTAGAGCAATTTAGAAACTTTACAAATAAACTTTACAATGCAAGTAATTTCTTACAGTTAAACGTAGAAACTTTCCCTGATTTAAAAGATATTACTATCAAAACGCCACTTGGTCTTTATATGCAAAGTAAATTAAGTGATGCAGTTGATGAGTTAAGAAATGCTTTAGAAACTTATAAATTCAACGAATCAGCATCTATTTTATATAAATTTGTATGGAATGAATTTTGTGACTGGGGAATTGAGTATGCAAAAGCTTCTAAAGATTCAGTAATAGAACTTGGAGCAATTTTCAAAGAGACTTTAAAAATGGTTTCTCCATTTATGCCATTTATTTCTGATTATTTATATCACAAATTAAGTGGAACAACACTTGAAGATGGTGATTCATTGATGATTATGAATTTCCCAAAAGAAATAGCAAAAAATCAAGAAATCGAAGATATGTTTGCAATTATTGAAGAAGCAATTACAGCTATTAGAAGAGCAAAAGTTATCATAGATATGGGTAACTCAAAAATTGCAAAAGCTTATTTAAAAATCAATAAAAATATTGATGAAAAAACAGCAAAACCATTTATTGAAAAACTTGCAAAAGTAGAAAATATCGAGTTTGTCCTAGCAAAAGTAGAAAACTCAATCACAGATGTAAGTGATAACTTAGAAGTTTATATCCCAACTGGTGAAATTGATATGACACCAATTATTTCAAAACTTACAAAACAACAAGAAAAATTAGAAAAAGAGATAGCAAAACTTTCAGGTATGTTAAATAATGAAAAATTCGTAGCAAATGCACCAGCAAATGTTTTAGAAGAAAATAGAGCAGGATTGGCAAGTGCTGAAGATAAACTGGCTAAGGTTGTGGCTGAACTTAAATCTTTAAGTTAA
- a CDS encoding type II toxin-antitoxin system RelE/ParE family toxin, with product MNINYLKLAKLEFHDSIKYYEQQEKGLGKKFSNDIQTSINRIKNFPNSYQKVSNQIRRCTLHRFPYNILYLYEENTILIVAIAHQHRVPDYWVDRV from the coding sequence ATGAATATTAATTACCTAAAACTTGCAAAACTTGAATTTCATGATTCTATAAAATATTATGAACAACAAGAAAAAGGTTTAGGTAAAAAATTCTCAAATGATATTCAAACTTCAATAAATAGAATAAAAAACTTCCCAAACTCTTATCAAAAAGTATCAAATCAAATTAGAAGATGCACTTTACACCGCTTTCCTTACAATATTTTATATCTCTATGAAGAAAATACTATTTTAATAGTTGCCATAGCACATCAACATCGAGTTCCTGATTATTGGGTTGATAGGGTTTAA